A single window of Micrococcaceae bacterium Sec5.1 DNA harbors:
- a CDS encoding aldehyde dehydrogenase family protein — MSSSTTVTGARPKTAEETAYRRASVAALPGGAFLEGLWETADRILEVRDPEDGLLLGTVCSSTPQDVRRAVAHIHRHLLDDEWPLRERREALERAAVLVAEQSVRFSEIIAAESSKTINEAEREVRRCIETLRLSAAASSELVGETLGFEDSMAGANKIGWYSRKPVGIIAAITPFNDPLNLVAHKLGPALIGGNGVVLKPSGRTPLTGLAFVQLLLEAGVPTGRIAAIVSGPGVSEAIVTDPQVDLISFTGGPATADRIAAAAGAKKILSELGGNNATIVCADAEPATAAEAIVAGAFGVAGQNCLSVQRVYVHISLFDEVVEKVLTGTRAIRVGAKMDRSTDVGPLITEAEARRVEAWVEEAKAAGATVRVGGQRHGAFYQPTVLTDVPADARVIVEEVFGPVVSIMPFIQISDAIHAANASEYGLQAGVFTESIDLALTIADKLHVGAVVINETSDVRIDSMPFGGFKKSGVGREGVKHAVREMTEPKSTIIKLAEPATRWQQLTGTSERNAS, encoded by the coding sequence ATGAGTTCATCAACAACCGTCACTGGAGCGCGCCCAAAAACAGCTGAGGAAACGGCCTACAGGCGGGCAAGCGTTGCGGCGCTTCCCGGTGGTGCGTTCCTCGAAGGCCTGTGGGAGACCGCTGACAGGATCCTGGAAGTCCGGGACCCTGAAGACGGCCTGCTGCTGGGCACTGTGTGTTCTTCAACCCCGCAGGATGTCCGTCGGGCGGTTGCCCATATTCACCGCCACCTCCTGGATGATGAATGGCCTCTGCGGGAACGCCGAGAGGCCTTGGAAAGGGCCGCGGTGCTCGTGGCTGAGCAGTCGGTCCGCTTCTCGGAGATTATTGCCGCGGAGAGCAGCAAGACCATCAACGAGGCCGAGCGTGAAGTGCGCCGGTGCATCGAGACGTTGCGGCTTTCGGCGGCAGCGTCGAGTGAACTCGTGGGGGAGACTCTCGGCTTTGAGGACAGCATGGCCGGAGCCAACAAGATCGGCTGGTACAGCCGGAAACCCGTTGGCATCATCGCCGCCATCACGCCCTTCAACGATCCGCTGAACCTCGTGGCACACAAGCTGGGCCCGGCGCTGATCGGAGGCAACGGCGTCGTGCTTAAACCCTCAGGCCGCACACCGCTGACCGGGCTGGCTTTTGTCCAGCTGTTGCTTGAGGCCGGTGTTCCGACTGGTCGCATTGCCGCGATCGTGTCCGGACCGGGGGTGTCCGAAGCGATCGTGACCGACCCCCAGGTGGACCTCATCTCCTTCACCGGCGGGCCAGCGACGGCGGACCGGATTGCTGCCGCTGCTGGCGCCAAGAAGATCCTTTCGGAGCTGGGCGGCAACAACGCTACGATCGTCTGCGCCGACGCCGAACCGGCAACCGCTGCTGAGGCGATCGTCGCCGGGGCGTTCGGTGTGGCCGGCCAGAATTGCCTGTCCGTCCAGCGCGTTTACGTCCACATTTCGCTGTTCGACGAAGTCGTTGAAAAGGTACTCACGGGGACCCGCGCGATCCGCGTCGGAGCAAAGATGGACCGCAGCACCGACGTCGGTCCGCTCATCACCGAAGCGGAGGCCCGCCGGGTGGAGGCCTGGGTGGAGGAAGCCAAAGCGGCGGGCGCCACCGTTCGTGTGGGCGGTCAGCGCCACGGCGCCTTCTACCAACCAACCGTGCTCACCGATGTGCCGGCAGACGCCCGCGTCATCGTTGAAGAAGTGTTTGGCCCCGTGGTCAGCATCATGCCCTTCATCCAGATCTCTGACGCCATCCACGCGGCGAATGCCTCCGAATACGGGCTCCAGGCCGGTGTCTTCACCGAATCCATTGACCTGGCCCTGACGATCGCGGACAAGCTGCACGTGGGGGCTGTGGTCATCAACGAGACCAGCGATGTCCGGATCGACTCCATGCCCTTTGGCGGGTTCAAGAAGTCCGGCGTGGGCCGTGAAGGCGTCAAGCACGCCGTCCGCGAAATGACCGAGCCCAAGAGCACCATTATCAAACTGGCGGAGCCCGCCACCCGCTGGCAGCAGCTGACGGGCACCTCAGAACGGAACGCATCATGA